The Papaver somniferum cultivar HN1 chromosome 3, ASM357369v1, whole genome shotgun sequence genome includes a region encoding these proteins:
- the LOC113355752 gene encoding chaperone protein dnaJ 49-like, with the protein MDGNKDEAVKCLKIGEAALEVGDRTRALKFINKARRLDPNLSVDDLLASLEKESQVPPFSPFSQTNGQAGSSSVGKENLKQRVNANGSSSTAKAKNYTEEQVSMVRKIKLQKDYYEILGVEKNCSVEDVRKAYRKLSLKVHPDKNQAPGAEEAFKSVSKAFQCLSDEENRKRYDVMGSDEAVYERPAARRGHHNHNGFNGFYEADIDAEEIFRNFFFGGGMPRTTTQFGGFRFATNMGGGPTVRTATAEQGSNGGFNVRALIQILPILLVLLLNFLPSSEPIYSLSRTYQYEHQFTTQRGVNYYVRTTKFAQDYPINGQERRSVEQRVERDYFSVLQQNCRVEMQRRAWGIAYETPHCDMLKKFDQVA; encoded by the coding sequence ATGGATGGAAACAAAGATGAGGCTGTGAAATGTTTGAAAATTGGAGAAGCTGCGTTAGAGGTTGGTGATCGTACTCGAGCTTTGAAATTCATTAACAAAGCTCGTAGACTTGATCCGAATCTATCAGTTGATGATTTGTTAGCGAGTTTAGAGAAAGAATCTCAAGTTCCACCTTTTTCACCATTCTCACAAACTAATGGACAAGCAGGTTCTTCTTCGGTAGGGAAGGAGAATTTGAAACAGAGGGTTAATGCTAATGGATCATCGTCCACTGCGAAGGCGAAGAATTATACTGAAGAACAGGTGAGTATGGTTAGAAAGATAAAGTTGCAAAAGGATTATTATGAGATTCTTGGTGTGGAAAAGAATTGTAGTGTTGAAGATGTTAGAAAGGCGTATAGGAAGTTGTCATTGAAAGTTCATCCAGATAAGAATCAAGCTCCTGGTGCAGAAGAAGCGTTTAAATCTGTGTCGAAAGCGTTTCAGTGTTTAAGTGATGAAGAGAATAGGAAGAGGTATGACGTTATGGGATCTGATGAAGCTGTTTATGAAAGACCTGCTGCGAGGAGAGGGCATCATAATCATAATGGGTTTAATGGTTTCTATGAAGCTGATATTGATGCTGAAGAGATTTTCAGGAATTTCTTCTTTGGTGGTGGAATGCCGAGAACAACTACTCAATTTGGAGGGTTTAGATTTGCAACTAACATGGGTGGTGGTCCAACTGTTAGAACTGCAACAGCTGAACAGGGATCAAATGGTGGTTTTAATGTTCGAGCCTTGATTCAGATATTGCCAATTTTACTAGTACTGTTGTTGAATTTCCTTCCGTCATCGGAACCCATTTATTCGCTGTCCAGGACTTACCAGTATGAGCATCAATTCACTACTCAAAGGGGTGTCAACTATTATGTCAGGACAACTAAATTTGCGCAGGATTATCCGATTAATGGCCAAGAGAGAAGATCAGTTGAACAACGAGTTGAAAGAGATTACTTTTCCGTTCTCCAACAGAATTGTCGGGTTGAGATGCAGCGGCGTGCTTGGGGTATTGCTTATGAGACACCACACTGTGATATGTTAAAAAAATTCGATCAAGTTGCTTAA